Proteins from one Gallus gallus isolate bGalGal1 chromosome 17, bGalGal1.mat.broiler.GRCg7b, whole genome shotgun sequence genomic window:
- the FAM69B gene encoding divergent protein kinase domain 1B isoform X2 — protein sequence MHYSSYSELCRGHVCRMIICDQYKKGIISGSTCKDLCEEHSLRFQHCLSSSPTQQVYSGLWKEKEVIIKCGIEEALKADSNPDSVPRRDVVLFDKPTRGTSMDEFKEMLLNFLKSNLGDQTSLAALVSQIITMADVNRDGKVSLAEAKSIWALLQLNEFLLMLSLHEKEHTSKLLGYCGDLYVTEKIPHNSLYGADIPAFLQSLLPAAVHQVVHQWFAPAWPWRAKITIGLLEFVEEIFHGTYGNFYICETSFRNVGYNDKYDFKMVNLRKVATEMTIRGFLKGRHCEQNVDCTYGKDCMATCDKLMKQCKSDMVQPNLAKVCGLLQDYLLYGAPPDLKEELQKQLRTCMTLSGLASQMEVHHSLVLNNLKTLLWKKISNTKYS from the exons ATGCACTACTCCTCCTACTCTGAGCTCTGCCGTGGCCACGTCTGCCGGATGATAATC TGCGACCAGTACAAGAAAGGAATCATTTCTGGCTCTACGTGCAAAGATCTGTGTGAGGAGCACAGCCTCCGCTTCCAGCactgcctctcctcctctcccacccAGCAG GTTTACAGCGGGCtctggaaggagaaggaggtgatcATCAAGTGTGGCATTGAAGAGGCTCTGAAGGCAGACAGCAACCCGGACTCCGTGCCCAGGAGGGATGTGGTTCTCTTTGACAAACCGACTCGAGGGACATCGATGGATGAGTTTAAAGAAATGCTCCTCAACTTCCTAAAG TCCAACCTTGGAGATCAGACCTCTCTTGCAGCCTTGGTGAGCCAAATCATCACCATGGCAGACGTGAACCGGGATGGGAAAGTGTCTTTAGCAGAGGCCAAATCCATCTGGGCGCTACTTCAGCTCAATGAGTTTCTTCTCATGCTCTCCTTGCACGAGAAGGAACACACTTCCAAGCTGCTCGGGTACTGCGGGGATCTCTACGTGACAGAGAAGATCCCTCACAACTCCCTCTACGGAGCGGACAtccctgccttcctgcagtCGCTGCTGCCCGCTGCTGTCCACCAGGTCGTCCATCAGTGGTTTGCACCAGCATGGCCCTGGCGGGCCAAGATCACCATTGGGCTGCTGGAGTTTGTGGAGGAGATATTCCATGGGACCTACGGGAACTTCTACATCTGTGAGACCAGCTTTAGGAACGTGGGCTACAACGACAAATACGACTTCAAAATGGTCAACCTGAGGAAGGTGGCAACGGAGATGACAATCAGAGGGTTCCTCAAGGGACGTCACTGTGAGCAGAACGTGGACTGCACCTATGGGAAGGACTGCATGGCGACTTGCGACAAGCTCATGAAGCAGTGCAAAAGCGACATGGTTCAGCCCAACCTGGCCAAGGTCTGCGGGCTGCTGCAGGACTACTTGCTGTACGGGGCACCGCCTGACCTGAAagaggagctgcagaagcagctccGAACTTGCATGACCCTCAGTGGCCTGGCCAGCCAGATGGAAGTGCACCACTCCCTCGTGCTGAACAACCTCAAGACCTTGCTCTGGAAGAAGATTTCCAACACCAAATATTCCTAA
- the FAM69B gene encoding divergent protein kinase domain 1B isoform X1, with product MRRVRRLVHLVLFCPISKGLQSRLPGIKVKYLLVVWLGIFVGSWVAYMHYSSYSELCRGHVCRMIICDQYKKGIISGSTCKDLCEEHSLRFQHCLSSSPTQQVYSGLWKEKEVIIKCGIEEALKADSNPDSVPRRDVVLFDKPTRGTSMDEFKEMLLNFLKSNLGDQTSLAALVSQIITMADVNRDGKVSLAEAKSIWALLQLNEFLLMLSLHEKEHTSKLLGYCGDLYVTEKIPHNSLYGADIPAFLQSLLPAAVHQVVHQWFAPAWPWRAKITIGLLEFVEEIFHGTYGNFYICETSFRNVGYNDKYDFKMVNLRKVATEMTIRGFLKGRHCEQNVDCTYGKDCMATCDKLMKQCKSDMVQPNLAKVCGLLQDYLLYGAPPDLKEELQKQLRTCMTLSGLASQMEVHHSLVLNNLKTLLWKKISNTKYS from the exons ATGCGGAGGGTCCGGCGGTTGGTGCACCTGGTGCTGTTCTGCCCCATTTCCAAGGGCCTGCAG AGCCGCCTCCCGGGCATCAAAGTGAAGTACCTGCTGGTGGTGTGGCTGGGCATCTTCGTGGGCAGCTGGGTGGCCTACATGCACTACTCCTCCTACTCTGAGCTCTGCCGTGGCCACGTCTGCCGGATGATAATC TGCGACCAGTACAAGAAAGGAATCATTTCTGGCTCTACGTGCAAAGATCTGTGTGAGGAGCACAGCCTCCGCTTCCAGCactgcctctcctcctctcccacccAGCAG GTTTACAGCGGGCtctggaaggagaaggaggtgatcATCAAGTGTGGCATTGAAGAGGCTCTGAAGGCAGACAGCAACCCGGACTCCGTGCCCAGGAGGGATGTGGTTCTCTTTGACAAACCGACTCGAGGGACATCGATGGATGAGTTTAAAGAAATGCTCCTCAACTTCCTAAAG TCCAACCTTGGAGATCAGACCTCTCTTGCAGCCTTGGTGAGCCAAATCATCACCATGGCAGACGTGAACCGGGATGGGAAAGTGTCTTTAGCAGAGGCCAAATCCATCTGGGCGCTACTTCAGCTCAATGAGTTTCTTCTCATGCTCTCCTTGCACGAGAAGGAACACACTTCCAAGCTGCTCGGGTACTGCGGGGATCTCTACGTGACAGAGAAGATCCCTCACAACTCCCTCTACGGAGCGGACAtccctgccttcctgcagtCGCTGCTGCCCGCTGCTGTCCACCAGGTCGTCCATCAGTGGTTTGCACCAGCATGGCCCTGGCGGGCCAAGATCACCATTGGGCTGCTGGAGTTTGTGGAGGAGATATTCCATGGGACCTACGGGAACTTCTACATCTGTGAGACCAGCTTTAGGAACGTGGGCTACAACGACAAATACGACTTCAAAATGGTCAACCTGAGGAAGGTGGCAACGGAGATGACAATCAGAGGGTTCCTCAAGGGACGTCACTGTGAGCAGAACGTGGACTGCACCTATGGGAAGGACTGCATGGCGACTTGCGACAAGCTCATGAAGCAGTGCAAAAGCGACATGGTTCAGCCCAACCTGGCCAAGGTCTGCGGGCTGCTGCAGGACTACTTGCTGTACGGGGCACCGCCTGACCTGAAagaggagctgcagaagcagctccGAACTTGCATGACCCTCAGTGGCCTGGCCAGCCAGATGGAAGTGCACCACTCCCTCGTGCTGAACAACCTCAAGACCTTGCTCTGGAAGAAGATTTCCAACACCAAATATTCCTAA